The Pirellulales bacterium genome includes a window with the following:
- a CDS encoding sigma-54 dependent transcriptional regulator, which translates to MKLLFADDEKSLQGLMSLELPRMGHEVTVCPDGLTAAAALERNTYDCILVDLDMPGMSGIEVIARAKKLSPETEAVVLTGKSSLETAVAAMRQGAFDYLTKPCKLVELEVLLTRVAAKRELTNKYRALKRQVERLEGTSQLVGESSQMLKIRDLIAKVAPTNSTVLVRGETGTGKELVARAVHDQSLRREMPFVVVNCGALPESLIESELFGHRKGAFTGADEHRIGLFEVANGGTIFLDEIGELPKAMQAKLLRVLESGEIRRVGDNESHIVDVRAVCATHRDLEEMVNDGDFREDLMYRINTFEILLPALRQRTGDIAELARHLLARLRPHLRPGDEAFTSDALRALEGHCWPGNVRELANVVEHAAILCDEGLVSAAHLPMNFGHRRLQGPHFKAVVPQTLQEIEMQVIQQSLERHQGQKPKAAKELGISLKTLYNKLNQASQLEESA; encoded by the coding sequence CTGAAGCTCCTTTTCGCCGACGACGAGAAGTCGCTCCAGGGGTTGATGAGCCTGGAGCTGCCCCGCATGGGGCACGAGGTGACGGTCTGCCCCGATGGGCTCACCGCCGCCGCAGCGCTCGAGCGAAACACCTATGACTGCATACTCGTCGATCTCGACATGCCCGGCATGTCGGGTATCGAAGTCATCGCCCGCGCCAAAAAGCTCTCGCCCGAGACCGAAGCCGTGGTGCTCACCGGCAAGTCGTCGCTGGAGACAGCCGTGGCCGCCATGCGCCAAGGCGCGTTCGACTACCTGACGAAGCCTTGCAAGCTGGTAGAGCTCGAGGTTTTGTTGACGCGCGTGGCCGCCAAGCGCGAGCTGACGAACAAGTACCGCGCCCTGAAGCGCCAGGTCGAGCGTCTGGAGGGGACCTCGCAATTGGTCGGCGAGTCCTCGCAAATGCTCAAGATTCGCGATCTGATCGCCAAGGTGGCTCCCACCAACTCGACAGTGTTAGTGCGTGGTGAAACCGGCACCGGCAAGGAGTTGGTCGCACGTGCCGTGCACGATCAGAGCCTGCGACGCGAAATGCCATTCGTGGTGGTCAACTGCGGGGCGCTGCCCGAGAGCCTGATCGAGAGCGAACTTTTTGGGCACCGCAAAGGGGCCTTTACCGGCGCAGACGAGCATCGCATTGGCCTGTTCGAAGTGGCCAACGGTGGCACGATATTCTTGGACGAGATCGGCGAGCTGCCCAAGGCGATGCAGGCCAAGCTGCTGCGCGTGTTGGAAAGCGGCGAGATTCGGCGCGTGGGCGACAACGAATCGCATATCGTCGACGTCCGCGCGGTCTGCGCCACGCATCGTGATCTGGAGGAAATGGTCAACGATGGAGATTTTCGCGAAGACTTGATGTATCGCATCAATACCTTCGAAATCTTGTTGCCGGCGTTGCGACAACGCACAGGCGACATCGCCGAGCTCGCGCGTCATTTGTTGGCGCGCTTGCGTCCTCATTTGCGACCGGGGGACGAGGCGTTTACCTCGGACGCGCTGCGAGCCTTGGAAGGGCATTGCTGGCCCGGCAACGTCCGCGAACTGGCCAACGTCGTTGAGCACGCGGCCATCCTCTGTGACGAGGGACTGGTCTCGGCGGCCCACTTGCCGATGAATTTCGGGCATCGCCGGCTGCAAGGGCCGCATTTCAAGGCCGTCGTTCCGCAGACTCTGCAAGAAATCGAAATGCAGGTCATCCAGCAATCCCTGGAAAGACACCAGGGACAAAAGCCCAAGGCGGCCAAGGAACTGGGCATCAGCTTGAAAACGCTGTACAACAAGCTGAACCAGGCCAGCCAACTGGAAGAATCCGCCTAG
- a CDS encoding HAMP domain-containing sensor histidine kinase: protein MLSRWPIRDKLLVGLSLLLVIVGTLSWGGLQGLYAYRALVRNLHGRVETELPLLNEFSKNVGDLRGALSASNLEMGGGARGISARVAGEDFKHKLLILTDTFNRYRRQFGSADSQRNTTADIDQVLPRIGSVLGSGEWATDSPTRDRLNEDLRELQRLSGRLLFNFQEAFGEVTDQARAEYRALIILTWVTSVTAAVMLGLFVKLFYQWIFQPLRVLIQGSRRVASGEFAHRIRLKAHDEMSELAGAMNDMTARFQAVRDDLDRQVQVRTKQVVRSEQLASVGFLAAGVAHEINNPLASIALCAESLEGRMDEVVPVDDKQYDVVKHYLRMIQDEAFRCKEITERLLDFSRIGEFKRQTIDLRELVQGVIDMLGHLGRYHEKQLELAPGGALMASVNPQEIKQVVLNLLTNGLDSLESGGTVRVALSEQAGQAEIVVTDNGCGMTPDVLEQLFEPFFTRRRGGQGTGLGLSIVYSIISDHDGSIDVHSEGPSHGSMFRVRLPLAASQKETEDRYQAA, encoded by the coding sequence TTGCTATCAAGGTGGCCGATTCGCGACAAGCTGCTGGTCGGCTTGTCGCTATTGCTCGTGATCGTAGGCACTCTCTCCTGGGGTGGGCTCCAGGGATTGTATGCCTATCGGGCACTCGTGCGCAATTTGCACGGCCGCGTCGAAACGGAACTCCCGCTGCTCAACGAATTCAGCAAGAACGTCGGCGACCTGCGCGGCGCCCTCAGCGCCTCGAATCTCGAGATGGGGGGCGGAGCCCGCGGCATTTCAGCCCGCGTGGCGGGCGAAGACTTCAAGCACAAGCTGTTGATTCTTACCGACACGTTCAATCGCTATCGGCGCCAATTTGGCAGCGCCGACTCGCAACGAAATACGACGGCCGATATCGACCAGGTGCTGCCGCGGATTGGTTCCGTGCTCGGCTCGGGCGAATGGGCCACGGATTCGCCCACGCGCGATCGACTGAACGAAGACCTGCGCGAGTTGCAGCGCTTGTCAGGCCGGCTACTGTTCAACTTTCAGGAGGCGTTCGGCGAGGTGACGGATCAGGCCCGCGCCGAGTATCGCGCCCTGATCATTCTCACCTGGGTGACCAGCGTCACCGCGGCCGTCATGCTGGGATTGTTCGTCAAACTCTTCTATCAATGGATTTTCCAGCCGCTGCGCGTGCTGATCCAAGGTTCGCGCCGAGTGGCATCCGGCGAGTTCGCTCACCGTATCCGCCTGAAAGCGCACGATGAAATGTCGGAGTTGGCTGGCGCGATGAACGACATGACAGCCCGCTTCCAGGCAGTCCGCGACGATCTCGATCGCCAGGTGCAAGTCCGCACCAAGCAGGTCGTCCGTAGCGAACAACTGGCCAGCGTCGGCTTCTTGGCCGCCGGCGTGGCCCACGAGATCAACAACCCGCTGGCTTCGATCGCGTTGTGCGCCGAGTCGCTCGAAGGGCGCATGGACGAAGTGGTGCCGGTCGACGACAAGCAATACGACGTGGTGAAGCACTACTTACGGATGATCCAGGACGAAGCCTTTCGGTGCAAGGAGATTACCGAGCGGTTGCTCGATTTCTCGCGCATCGGCGAGTTCAAACGCCAGACGATCGACCTCCGCGAATTGGTGCAGGGCGTGATCGACATGCTGGGCCATTTGGGCAGATACCACGAAAAGCAGCTCGAACTTGCTCCCGGCGGCGCCCTGATGGCTTCGGTCAATCCGCAGGAAATCAAGCAGGTCGTGCTGAACTTGCTAACCAACGGACTGGACAGCCTCGAATCGGGCGGCACAGTGCGCGTAGCGTTGAGTGAACAGGCGGGCCAGGCGGAGATTGTCGTCACCGACAACGGCTGTGGCATGACCCCCGATGTGCTCGAACAACTTTTCGAGCCGTTCTTCACGCGACGTCGAGGAGGGCAGGGGACCGGCCTCGGGCTGTCGATCGTCTACAGCATTATCTCGGATCACGACGGATCTATTGACGTTCATAGCGAAGGGCCCAGCCACGGATCGATGTTCCGCGTCCGCCTGCCGCTTGCAGCTAGCCAGAAGGAGACCGAAGATCGCTACCAAGCCGCATAA
- a CDS encoding tyrosine-protein phosphatase, which produces MAIAVLAVSGYHLLWRQHVKRFQTVRPGVLYRVAQPSELGMRYLVQHHGVKTVVNLRLEDDHLRRGVLAVGAPTGEVESQFVTELGVRHLQWNMGREACWPWLSPWQYEEFFRLFDEPANLPIAVHCVSGRHRTGTIAALFRLEYDHWPIERVLAEMYSFSFGVPIPLQEMNLRTYVARPQPSARQWQALRSAWAGYFHNELPTDYAEFVRALRTSNDPAAVREELESQLSRESTFALPLTARLIDAPDDAACSASSAAADQCLRRFAGRALENRADNGAEGHVRDDSEEAARVDLTSAASLVADFGTHEQQQHLLDLLGAGKVQPVVTPEFRAIAAGVSNRYTGNRAAFLTVLLDDVRIMPDTGSVAVRFCDMAIAHLSAILDARLINVGSQPTRDDWEQARLRAKAWMSEHPQMARLGALQRPSGRDTLR; this is translated from the coding sequence GTGGCTATCGCGGTACTGGCCGTGTCGGGCTATCACTTGTTGTGGCGACAGCACGTAAAGCGGTTTCAGACCGTGCGGCCCGGGGTTCTCTATCGCGTGGCACAGCCCAGCGAGTTGGGCATGCGCTATCTTGTGCAACATCACGGCGTGAAAACTGTCGTCAACCTGCGATTGGAAGATGACCATCTGCGGCGTGGCGTGCTAGCCGTGGGCGCTCCGACCGGTGAGGTCGAATCGCAATTCGTCACCGAACTGGGCGTACGCCACCTGCAGTGGAACATGGGGCGCGAGGCCTGCTGGCCCTGGTTAAGCCCTTGGCAGTACGAAGAATTCTTTCGCCTGTTCGACGAGCCGGCGAACCTGCCCATCGCCGTCCACTGCGTCAGTGGGCGGCATCGCACCGGCACGATCGCGGCGCTATTTCGCCTGGAATACGATCATTGGCCCATCGAGCGTGTACTGGCCGAGATGTATTCGTTTAGCTTCGGCGTGCCCATCCCGCTGCAAGAAATGAACCTACGGACCTACGTGGCACGGCCTCAGCCCTCTGCTCGACAGTGGCAAGCGTTGCGAAGCGCGTGGGCCGGCTACTTTCACAACGAGCTACCGACGGACTATGCCGAATTCGTTCGCGCTTTGCGCACCAGTAATGACCCGGCGGCCGTCCGCGAGGAGCTAGAATCGCAGCTATCGCGCGAAAGCACGTTTGCTTTGCCGCTGACGGCCCGACTGATTGATGCCCCCGATGATGCCGCTTGTTCGGCCTCGTCGGCTGCCGCCGACCAATGCCTGCGACGTTTCGCCGGGCGCGCCTTGGAAAATAGAGCCGATAATGGTGCCGAAGGACACGTGCGAGACGATTCCGAAGAAGCAGCGCGCGTCGACCTAACGTCCGCGGCATCCTTGGTGGCCGACTTTGGCACGCACGAACAGCAGCAACATTTGCTCGACCTGCTCGGCGCGGGCAAAGTGCAACCTGTCGTCACGCCGGAATTCCGCGCCATCGCCGCCGGCGTGTCGAACCGCTATACGGGGAATCGGGCGGCATTCTTGACGGTGCTGCTCGACGACGTGCGAATCATGCCCGATACGGGTTCGGTCGCCGTGCGTTTTTGCGACATGGCGATCGCGCACTTGTCGGCGATCTTAGACGCGCGGCTCATCAATGTCGGCTCGCAGCCGACACGCGACGACTGGGAACAAGCCCGCCTGAGGGCCAAGGCGTGGATGAGCGAGCACCCGCAAATGGCTCGCCTCGGCGCATTGCAGCGCCCGAGCGGTCGCGATACGCTTCGCTAA
- a CDS encoding aminotransferase class I/II-fold pyridoxal phosphate-dependent enzyme, with protein MSTIAVHGGEDRQKFGDSITDPIFCASTYTFASTQAVIDFLEQKQPREEYGRYGNPGEKVVERKLAALEGGEAALLFTTGMSAMVGLLMSKLNAGDEVVFFDECYHRSREFCTKHLARFGVVTRQVPACDYQAMEAAITPATKFLISESPTNPHLSIVDLERFVDIGRRRKVATLIDATLGTPYNIRPLEAGVDYVLHSATKYLAGHNDLLAGVIVSTAEKLESVRNLRGIMGAINSPHNMYLLERGLKTFELRMQRHNQNGQAVAEFLAGHPNIERVYYPGLADHPYHAVARRTMRGYGGLVTFLVKGADWQSTARVVDAVKLPRIGPSLGGVESLIEQPLVMSYYQCSPEDRKRFGIPDNMIRLACGVENTEDLLADLAQALDQA; from the coding sequence ATGTCGACGATTGCGGTCCACGGCGGCGAAGACCGTCAGAAGTTCGGCGACTCGATCACCGACCCGATCTTTTGTGCGTCGACTTATACCTTCGCCTCGACGCAAGCGGTGATCGACTTTCTCGAGCAAAAGCAACCGCGCGAGGAATACGGCCGCTACGGCAACCCCGGCGAGAAAGTCGTCGAGCGCAAACTCGCGGCACTCGAAGGGGGAGAAGCGGCGCTCTTATTCACCACCGGCATGTCGGCGATGGTCGGCCTGTTGATGTCCAAGCTCAACGCCGGTGACGAAGTCGTCTTTTTCGACGAGTGTTACCACCGCAGCCGCGAGTTTTGCACCAAGCACCTCGCGCGATTCGGCGTGGTGACGCGCCAGGTCCCGGCTTGTGACTATCAGGCGATGGAAGCCGCTATCACGCCGGCCACCAAATTCTTGATCAGCGAATCTCCGACCAATCCGCATCTGAGCATCGTCGACCTGGAACGTTTCGTCGATATCGGCCGCCGCCGCAAAGTCGCGACCTTGATCGACGCCACGCTGGGCACGCCGTACAACATTCGGCCCCTCGAGGCTGGAGTCGACTACGTGCTGCACTCAGCCACAAAATACCTGGCCGGTCACAACGACTTATTGGCCGGCGTCATCGTGTCGACGGCCGAAAAACTCGAATCGGTCCGCAACCTGCGCGGCATCATGGGGGCCATCAATTCGCCGCATAACATGTACCTGCTCGAACGCGGTTTGAAAACCTTCGAGCTGCGGATGCAGCGGCACAACCAGAACGGTCAGGCCGTGGCCGAATTCCTCGCCGGCCATCCCAACATCGAGCGCGTCTACTATCCGGGGCTGGCGGACCATCCCTACCACGCCGTGGCGCGTCGCACGATGCGCGGGTACGGCGGGTTGGTTACGTTTCTGGTCAAAGGCGCCGATTGGCAATCCACGGCGCGCGTGGTCGACGCGGTCAAACTACCCCGCATCGGCCCCAGCCTCGGCGGCGTAGAGTCGCTGATCGAGCAGCCTTTGGTGATGAGCTACTATCAATGCTCGCCCGAGGACCGCAAGCGTTTCGGCATCCCCGATAACATGATCCGTCTCGCCTGCGGCGTCGAAAACACCGAAGACTTGCTGGCCGATCTGGCGCAAGCGCTCGATCAGGCGTGA